A single window of Cololabis saira isolate AMF1-May2022 chromosome 24, fColSai1.1, whole genome shotgun sequence DNA harbors:
- the LOC133424927 gene encoding cytochrome P450 20A1, which translates to MLDFAIFAVTFVIILVGAVLYLYPSSRRASGIPGLYPADEKDGNLQNIVNRGSLHEFLVGLHQEFGCVASFWFGGRPVVSLGSVEQLRQHINPNHSTDSFETMLKSLLGYQAGMGGGASESVVRKKLYEGAINNALKNNFPLVLKVVEELVGKWSSFPKDQHIPLCAHLMGLSLKTVTQLAFGERFKDDAEIISFRKHHNTIWSEIGKGYMDGSLEKSSSRKGHYEKALTEMESMLLSVAKDRKAQRKQTAFVDALLQSSLSERQIMEDCMVFTLAGCVITANLCIWALHFLSTSEEVQEKLYQEVEDVLGSDPVSLDKIPQLRYCQQVLNETVRTAKLTPVAARLQEVEGKVDQYVIPKETLVIYALGVVLQDADTWSTPYRFDPDRFEDETATKSFCLLGFSGNQTCPELRFAYTIATVLLSTLVRRLKLHKLKGQVVEVRSELVSTPKDETWITVSSRTS; encoded by the exons ATGCTAGACTTTGCCATCTTTGCTGTTACGTTTGTCATTATTTTGGTGGGCGCTGTTCTGTATTTATACCCG TCGTCCAGAAGGGCATCTGGCATCCCGGGTCTTTACCCTGCAGACGAGAA AGATGGAAACCTGCAGAACATTGTGAACAGAGGAAGTCTTCACGAGTTTCTTGTCGGCCTGCATCAGGAGTTTGGGTGCGTGGCGTCGTTCTGGTTCGGGGGCCGGCCGGTGGTCAGCCTGGGCTCTGTGGAGCAACTACGGCAGCACATCAACCCCAACCACTCCA CTGACTCCTTTGAGACGATGCTGAAGTCGTTGCTAGGCTACCAGGCCGGGATGGGAGGCGGGGCCAGCGAGTCCGTCGTAAGGAAGAAGCTGTATGAGGGCGCCATCAACAACGCCCTGAAGAACAACTTCCCTCTCGTGCTCAAG gtggtggaggagctgGTGGGAAAGTGGAGCTCGTTCCCAAAGGATCAGCACATCCCGCTGTGCGCCCACCTGATGGGTCTGTCCCTGAAGACCGTTACCCAGCTGGCCTTCGGCGAGCGCTTCAAAGACGACGCCGAGATCATTTCCTTCCGCAAGCACCACAACACC ATTTGGTCAGAAATTGGAAAAGGCTACATGGACGGCTCCCTGGAGAAGAGCTCCAGCAGGAAAGGACATTATGAGAAGG CCCTGACAGAGATGGAGTCCATGCTGCTGTCGGTGGCGAAGGACAGGAAAGCCCAGAGGAAGCAGACGGCGTTTGTGGACGCTCTGCTTCAGTCCAGCCTCTCCGAGCGACAG ATCATGGAGGACTGCATGgttttcactctggctggatgCGTCATCACGGCTAACT TGTGCATCTGGGCGCTTCACTTCCTGTCCACCTCAGAGGAAGTCCAGGAGAAGTTGTACCAGGAAGTGGAGGACGTTTTGGGTTCAGATCCAGTTTCTCTGGACAAGATCCCTCAGCTCAG ATACTGCCAGCAGGTCCTCAACGAGACGGTGAGGACAGCCAAGCTGACCCCCGTCGCTGCTCGGCTTCAGGAAGTGGAAGGCAAAGTGGATCAATACGTCATCCCCAAAGAG ACTCTGGTGATCTACGCGCTGGGAGTGGTCCTGCAAGATGCCGACACCTGGAGCACTCCGTACAG GTTTGATCCCGATCGATTTGAGGATGAAACGGCGACGAAGAGCTTCTGTCTGCTCGGCTTCTCAGGGAATCAGACATGTCCAGAGCTCAG ATTTGCCTACACCATAGCGACGGTGCTGCTCAGCACGCTGGTGCGGCGGCTGAAGCTCCACAAGCTGAAGGGACAAGTGGTAGAGGTCCGATCTGAGCTGGTGTCCACACCCAAGGACGAAACCTGGATCACCGTCAGCAGCAGAACCAGCTGA
- the LOC133425015 gene encoding transmembrane protein 237A-like, which yields MGGISSRRASEIGENLTLESTMDAAPQRKKKKKKAATIDLEDDHANLVNGHTGDQTTDGEEVVKKPRKKKKSKVAESALPDDLDVEEDDIINDSSSPIPQHSLFSAPQGQSQPVGKVFVERNKRFQAAERSDWRKTSDQTDNMADFTHMQPLWTTRDVSLRVHEGFRVFGLYCHGFLAGYAVWNVVVVYMLAGQHLTALSNLLEQYHSLAYPSQSLLYMLLAISTVAAFDRVNLAKGSVSLREFITLDPVALASFLYFSALVLSLSQQMTSDRINLYPTFNSTLWPPGSEHQILHPWVTVNLVVALLVGLAWIFIATRPETDYTEGERACGLS from the exons ATGGGTGGCATCAGCAGCCGGAGGGCCTCCGAGATCGGAGAGAACCTGACCCTTGAAAGCACGATGGACGCAGCACcacagagaaaaaagaagaagaagaaagctgcCACCATTG ATCTGGAGGACGACCACGCCAACCTGGTAAATGGTCATACAGGAGATCAGACCACCGATGGAGAAGAAGTGGTGAAAAAACCCAGAAAGAAAAA GAAGTCAAAAGTTGCAGAATCTGCACTTCCTGATGATCTGGATGTGGAGGAGGACGACATCATCAACGACTCGTCGTCCCCGATCCCCCAGCATTCCCTGTTCTCGGCCCCGCAGGGCCAGAGCCAGCCGGTGGGGAAGGTGTTTGTGGAGAGGAACA AGCGGTTTCAGGCGGCGGAGCGTTCAGACTGGAGGAAGACCAGTGACCAGACGGACAACATGGCCGACTTCACGCACATGCAGCCGCTCTGGACCACCAGAGACGTTTCCCTCAGAGTGCACGAAGGCTTCAG GGTGTTTGGCCTGTACTGTCACGGCTTCCTGGCGGGATATGCCGTGTGGAACGTGGTGGTGGTGTACATGCTGGCCGGGCAGCACCTCACCGCTCTGTCCAACCTGCTGGAGCAGTACCACAGCCTGGCCTACCCCTCGCAGTCGCTGCTCTACATGCTGCTGGCCATCAGCACCGTGGCCGCCTTCGACAG AGTGAATCTGGCCAAAGGCTCCGTGTCTCTGCGGGAGTTCATCACTCTGGATCCGGTGGCTCTCGCATCATTCT TGTATTTCTCAGCACTAGTCCTGTCTTTGAGCCAGCAGATGACCAGCGACCGCATCAACCTCTACCCCACCTTCAACTCCACCTTATG GCCTCCAGGATCGGAGCACCAGATACTCCACCCATGGGTGACGGTCAACCTGGTGGTGGCTCTGCTGGTGGGGCTGGCCTGGATTTTCATCGCCACCAGACCCGAGACCGACTACACTGAAGGTGAGAGAGCCTGTGGTCTGTCCTGA